The following proteins are encoded in a genomic region of Vulpes vulpes isolate BD-2025 chromosome X, VulVul3, whole genome shotgun sequence:
- the PRRG3 gene encoding transmembrane gamma-carboxyglutamic acid protein 3 has product MAVFLEAKNAHSVLKRFPRANEFLEELRQGTIERECMEEVCSYEEVKEVFEDKEKTMEFWKGYPNAVYSVRDPAQSSDAMYVVVPLLGVALLIVIALFIIWRCQLQKATRHHPSYAQNRYLASRAGHSLPRVMVYRGTVHSQGESSGHREAGGNPQVVLGPSRGGRATVRLESTLYLPELSLSRLSSATPPPSYEEVTAPQESSSEEASVSYSDPPPKYEEIVATNPGSDK; this is encoded by the exons ATGGCAG TGTTCCTGGAGGCCAAGAATGCCCATTCGGTCCTGAAACGGTTCCCCCGCGCCAATGAGTTCCTGGAGGAGCTGCGCCAGGGCACCATCGAGCGAGAGTGCATGGAGGAGGTCTGCAGCTACGAGGAGGTCAAGGAGGTGTTCGAGGACAAAGAGAAAACG ATGGAGTTCTGGAAGGGGTACCCGAACGCCGTCTACTCGGTCCGAGATCCGGCCCAAAGCTCAGATGCCATGTACGTGGTGGTGCCCCTTCTGGGGGTGGCGCTCCTGATCGTCATCGCCCTGTTCATCATCTGGAGGTGCCAGCTGCAGAAAGCCACCCGTCACCACCCGTCGTACGCGCAGAACCGGTACCTCGCCAGTCGCGCCGGGCACAGCCTGCCCCGGGTCATGGTGTACCGGGGCACTGTGCATAGCCAGGGGGAGTCCTCTGGGCATCGTGAGGCGGGGGGCAACCCGCAGGTGGTGCTGGGGCCCAGTCGCGGGGGCAGAGCCACGGTCCGCCTCGAGAGCACCCTCTACCtccctgagctctctctctccaggCTGTCCAGTGCCACTCCTCCCCCGTCCTACGAGGAGGTGACCGCGCCTCAGGAGAGCAGCAGTGAGGAGGCGAGTGTCTCTTACAGCGACCCACCCCCAAAGTATGAGGAGATAGTGGCCACCAACCCCGGCTCGGACAAGTAG